The following are encoded together in the Populus trichocarpa isolate Nisqually-1 chromosome 5, P.trichocarpa_v4.1, whole genome shotgun sequence genome:
- the LOC18109923 gene encoding protein DA1-related 1 isoform X2 gives MDWWTNVLEGSSSRGHYPGRHGEDRYWDEPRQSVDDLLNFDNEEIEYAIALSLSEEDQKGKKVIEEDNESEQSEEYHKPHQPEEDVTAQLEEDEQLAKAIQESLSLESPPRAQYDGGNLVPPYPFSSGYRICAGCNTEIGHGQFLSCMGGVWHPDCFCCNACNLPITDYEFSMSGNRPYHKSCYRKQHHPRCDVCNKFIPTNSAGLIEYRAHPFWLQKYCPSHERDMTPRCCSCERMEPTDTRYISLDDGRKLCLECLDSAIMDTHECQPLYFEIREFYEGLNMKVEQEIPLLLVERPALNEAMEGEKNGHHHLPETRGLCLSEEQTVTTVLRRPRIGAGYRFIDIRTEPYRLSRRCEVTAILILYGLPRLLTGSILAHEMMHAWLRLKGYPNLRPEVEEGICQVLAHMWLDSEIYSSSGGEGASSSSSSSSPSSSSSTSSKKGPRSDFEKKLGEFFKHQIESDTSPAYGEGFRIGNQAVLKYGLRRTLDHIQMTGTFPV, from the exons ATGGATTGGTGGACCAATGTTCTCGAAGGTTCTAGCAGTAGAGGGCACTATCCTGGGAGACATGGAGAAGATAGGTATTGGGATGAGCCTCGCCAATCAGTG GatgatttattgaattttgacAATGAAGAGATCGAATATGCTATTGCACTTTCCCTTTCCGAAGAagatcaaaaaggaaaaaaagtaattG AGGAAGATAATGAGTCGGAACAGTCAGAGGAATATCACAAGCCCCACCAGCCAGAGGAGGATGTGACAGCTCAATTGGAAGAAGATGAGCAACTTGCCAAAGCTATTCAAGAAAGTTTAAGTTTGGAGTCTCCTCCTCGAGCTCAATATGACGGTGGAAATCTAGTTCCACCTTATCCATTTTCATCTGGTTACAG GATCTGTGCTGGGTGCAACACTGAGATTGGGCATGGGCAGTTTTTGAGTTGCATGGGCGGTGTTTGGCATCCTGATTGTTTTTGTTGCAATGCTTGCAATCTGCCAATTACTGATTATGAG TTTTCAATGTCTGGGAATCGTCCGTATCACAAATCTTGTTATAGGAAGCAGCATCATCCAAGATGCGATGTTTGCAACAAATTT ATTCCTACAAATTCAGCTGGGCTCATTGAGTATAGGGCTCATCCTTTCTGGCTACAAAAATACTGTCCCTCACATGAGCGTGATATGACTCCTCGTTGCTGTAGTTGTGAGAGAATGGAG CCTACGGACACTAGATATATATCACTTGATGATGGCAGGAAGCTATGTCTAGAGTGTCTAGACTCTGCAATAATGGATACTCATGAATGCCAACCTCTTTACTTTGAAATTCGAGAATTTTATGAAGGTTTAAATATGAAGGTCGAGCAGGAAATTCCTTTACTTTTGGTTGAGAGACCAGCCCTGAATGAGGCTATGGAAGGAGAAAAGAAT GGTCATCATCACTTACCTGAAACCAGAGGACTCTGCTTGTCGGAAGAACAAACTGTTACCACT GTTCTGAGGAGGCCAAGGATTGGGGCAGGATACCGTTTCATAGACATAAGAACAGAACCTTATAGGCTAAGTCGTAGGTGTGAAGTAACTGCAATTCTCATTCTGTATGGCCTTCCCAG GTTGTTGACGGGTTCAATTTTGGCTCATGAGATGATGCATGCTTGGCTTCGACTTAAAG GTTATCCCAACCTACGTCCAGAGGTCGAAGAAGGCATATGCCAGGTCCTGGCTCATATGTGGCTAGATTCTGAGATATATTCTAGTTCGGGAGGTGAAGGTGCTTCGTCgtcatcctcatcctcatcacCGTCATCATCTTCTTCCACATCATCGAAGAAAGGACCGCGATCTGACTTTGAGAAGAAACTTGGTGAGTTTTTCAAACACCAGATCGAGTCAGATACATCGCCAGCTTATGGAGAAGGTTTCAGGATAGGTAACCAGGCAGTGCTGAAATATGGCCTCAGGAGAACCCTTGACCACATTCAGATGACAGGAAC
- the LOC18109923 gene encoding protein DA1-related 1 isoform X1 gives MDWWTNVLEGSSSRGHYPGRHGEDRYWDEPRQSVDDLLNFDNEEIEYAIALSLSEEDQKGKKVIEEDNESEQSEEYHKPHQPEEDVTAQLEEDEQLAKAIQESLSLESPPRAQYDGGNLVPPYPFSSGYRICAGCNTEIGHGQFLSCMGGVWHPDCFCCNACNLPITDYEFSMSGNRPYHKSCYRKQHHPRCDVCNKFIPTNSAGLIEYRAHPFWLQKYCPSHERDMTPRCCSCERMEPTDTRYISLDDGRKLCLECLDSAIMDTHECQPLYFEIREFYEGLNMKVEQEIPLLLVERPALNEAMEGEKNGHHHLPETRGLCLSEEQTVTTVLRRPRIGAGYRFIDIRTEPYRLSRRCEVTAILILYGLPRLLTGSILAHEMMHAWLRLKGYPNLRPEVEEGICQVLAHMWLDSEIYSSSGGEGASSSSSSSSPSSSSSTSSKKGPRSDFEKKLGEFFKHQIESDTSPAYGEGFRIGNQAVLKYGLRRTLDHIQMTGTFPV, from the exons ATGGATTGGTGGACCAATGTTCTCGAAGGTTCTAGCAGTAGAGGGCACTATCCTGGGAGACATGGAGAAGATAGGTATTGGGATGAGCCTCGCCAATCAGTG GatgatttattgaattttgacAATGAAGAGATCGAATATGCTATTGCACTTTCCCTTTCCGAAGAagatcaaaaaggaaaaaaagtaattG AGGAAGATAATGAGTCGGAACAGTCAGAGGAATATCACAAGCCCCACCAGCCAGAGGAGGATGTGACAGCTCAATTGGAAGAAGATGAGCAACTTGCCAAAGCTATTCAAGAAAGTTTAAGTTTGGAGTCTCCTCCTCGAGCTCAATATGACGGTGGAAATCTAGTTCCACCTTATCCATTTTCATCTGGTTACAG GATCTGTGCTGGGTGCAACACTGAGATTGGGCATGGGCAGTTTTTGAGTTGCATGGGCGGTGTTTGGCATCCTGATTGTTTTTGTTGCAATGCTTGCAATCTGCCAATTACTGATTATGAG TTTTCAATGTCTGGGAATCGTCCGTATCACAAATCTTGTTATAGGAAGCAGCATCATCCAAGATGCGATGTTTGCAACAAATTT ATTCCTACAAATTCAGCTGGGCTCATTGAGTATAGGGCTCATCCTTTCTGGCTACAAAAATACTGTCCCTCACATGAGCGTGATATGACTCCTCGTTGCTGTAGTTGTGAGAGAATGGAG CCTACGGACACTAGATATATATCACTTGATGATGGCAGGAAGCTATGTCTAGAGTGTCTAGACTCTGCAATAATGGATACTCATGAATGCCAACCTCTTTACTTTGAAATTCGAGAATTTTATGAAGGTTTAAATATGAAGGTCGAGCAGGAAATTCCTTTACTTTTGGTTGAGAGACCAGCCCTGAATGAGGCTATGGAAGGAGAAAAGAAT GGTCATCATCACTTACCTGAAACCAGAGGACTCTGCTTGTCGGAAGAACAAACTGTTACCACT GTTCTGAGGAGGCCAAGGATTGGGGCAGGATACCGTTTCATAGACATAAGAACAGAACCTTATAGGCTAAGTCGTAGGTGTGAAGTAACTGCAATTCTCATTCTGTATGGCCTTCCCAG GTTGTTGACGGGTTCAATTTTGGCTCATGAGATGATGCATGCTTGGCTTCGACTTAAAG GTTATCCCAACCTACGTCCAGAGGTCGAAGAAGGCATATGCCAGGTCCTGGCTCATATGTGGCTAGATTCTGAGATATATTCTAGTTCGGGAGGTGAAGGTGCTTCGTCgtcatcctcatcctcatcacCGTCATCATCTTCTTCCACATCATCGAAGAAAGGACCGCGATCTGACTTTGAGAAGAAACTTGGTGAGTTTTTCAAACACCAGATCGAGTCAGATACATCGCCAGCTTATGGAGAAGGTTTCAGGATAGGTAACCAGGCAGTGCTGAAATATGGCCTCAGGAGAACCCTTGACCACATTCAGATGACAGGAACCTTTCCTGTCTGA
- the LOC18109923 gene encoding protein DA1-related 1 isoform X3 — protein sequence MDWWTNVLEGSSSRGHYPGRHGEDRYWDEPRQSVDDLLNFDNEEIEYAIALSLSEEDQKGKKVIAQLEEDEQLAKAIQESLSLESPPRAQYDGGNLVPPYPFSSGYRICAGCNTEIGHGQFLSCMGGVWHPDCFCCNACNLPITDYEFSMSGNRPYHKSCYRKQHHPRCDVCNKFIPTNSAGLIEYRAHPFWLQKYCPSHERDMTPRCCSCERMEPTDTRYISLDDGRKLCLECLDSAIMDTHECQPLYFEIREFYEGLNMKVEQEIPLLLVERPALNEAMEGEKNGHHHLPETRGLCLSEEQTVTTVLRRPRIGAGYRFIDIRTEPYRLSRRCEVTAILILYGLPRLLTGSILAHEMMHAWLRLKGYPNLRPEVEEGICQVLAHMWLDSEIYSSSGGEGASSSSSSSSPSSSSSTSSKKGPRSDFEKKLGEFFKHQIESDTSPAYGEGFRIGNQAVLKYGLRRTLDHIQMTGTFPV from the exons ATGGATTGGTGGACCAATGTTCTCGAAGGTTCTAGCAGTAGAGGGCACTATCCTGGGAGACATGGAGAAGATAGGTATTGGGATGAGCCTCGCCAATCAGTG GatgatttattgaattttgacAATGAAGAGATCGAATATGCTATTGCACTTTCCCTTTCCGAAGAagatcaaaaaggaaaaaaagtaattG CTCAATTGGAAGAAGATGAGCAACTTGCCAAAGCTATTCAAGAAAGTTTAAGTTTGGAGTCTCCTCCTCGAGCTCAATATGACGGTGGAAATCTAGTTCCACCTTATCCATTTTCATCTGGTTACAG GATCTGTGCTGGGTGCAACACTGAGATTGGGCATGGGCAGTTTTTGAGTTGCATGGGCGGTGTTTGGCATCCTGATTGTTTTTGTTGCAATGCTTGCAATCTGCCAATTACTGATTATGAG TTTTCAATGTCTGGGAATCGTCCGTATCACAAATCTTGTTATAGGAAGCAGCATCATCCAAGATGCGATGTTTGCAACAAATTT ATTCCTACAAATTCAGCTGGGCTCATTGAGTATAGGGCTCATCCTTTCTGGCTACAAAAATACTGTCCCTCACATGAGCGTGATATGACTCCTCGTTGCTGTAGTTGTGAGAGAATGGAG CCTACGGACACTAGATATATATCACTTGATGATGGCAGGAAGCTATGTCTAGAGTGTCTAGACTCTGCAATAATGGATACTCATGAATGCCAACCTCTTTACTTTGAAATTCGAGAATTTTATGAAGGTTTAAATATGAAGGTCGAGCAGGAAATTCCTTTACTTTTGGTTGAGAGACCAGCCCTGAATGAGGCTATGGAAGGAGAAAAGAAT GGTCATCATCACTTACCTGAAACCAGAGGACTCTGCTTGTCGGAAGAACAAACTGTTACCACT GTTCTGAGGAGGCCAAGGATTGGGGCAGGATACCGTTTCATAGACATAAGAACAGAACCTTATAGGCTAAGTCGTAGGTGTGAAGTAACTGCAATTCTCATTCTGTATGGCCTTCCCAG GTTGTTGACGGGTTCAATTTTGGCTCATGAGATGATGCATGCTTGGCTTCGACTTAAAG GTTATCCCAACCTACGTCCAGAGGTCGAAGAAGGCATATGCCAGGTCCTGGCTCATATGTGGCTAGATTCTGAGATATATTCTAGTTCGGGAGGTGAAGGTGCTTCGTCgtcatcctcatcctcatcacCGTCATCATCTTCTTCCACATCATCGAAGAAAGGACCGCGATCTGACTTTGAGAAGAAACTTGGTGAGTTTTTCAAACACCAGATCGAGTCAGATACATCGCCAGCTTATGGAGAAGGTTTCAGGATAGGTAACCAGGCAGTGCTGAAATATGGCCTCAGGAGAACCCTTGACCACATTCAGATGACAGGAACCTTTCCTGTCTGA